A single region of the Demequina sp. genome encodes:
- a CDS encoding class I SAM-dependent methyltransferase, with product MTTHVPDAERRNHTIDYFRELLPLIPARARTALDVGCGEGFAARALAARGLAVTAVDPDSPSLALAREQETTGITYLEADFMAADLPNDFDVITALAVLHHLDMDAALERAKSLLAPGGTLLVVGLAASELPRDVGWELAAVVAHQAGRLTHKDWEQPSPTVWPPPVTHAQVRRAAARILPGSTVRRRIKWRFTLTWVKPT from the coding sequence GTGACCACTCACGTTCCGGACGCCGAGCGCCGCAACCACACCATCGACTACTTCCGCGAGCTGTTGCCCCTGATCCCGGCCCGGGCGCGCACCGCCCTTGACGTTGGCTGCGGGGAGGGCTTCGCCGCGCGCGCCCTCGCGGCCCGCGGCCTCGCCGTGACGGCGGTGGACCCCGATTCGCCGAGCCTCGCCCTGGCGCGCGAGCAGGAAACGACCGGCATCACCTACCTCGAGGCGGACTTCATGGCCGCCGACCTCCCGAATGACTTCGACGTCATCACGGCGCTCGCGGTGCTGCACCACCTCGATATGGACGCGGCGCTCGAGCGCGCCAAGAGCCTGCTCGCTCCCGGGGGCACGCTCTTGGTGGTGGGGCTGGCCGCCTCGGAGCTGCCGAGGGACGTGGGCTGGGAGCTTGCGGCAGTGGTGGCCCATCAGGCGGGTCGCCTCACGCACAAGGACTGGGAGCAGCCGAGCCCCACCGTGTGGCCGCCGCCGGTGACGCACGCACAGGTGAGGCGGGCCGCGGCGCGAATTCTCCCTGGCAGCACGGTCCGACGGCGCATCAAGTGGCGCTTTACGCTCACCTGGGTGAAGCCCACGTAG
- a CDS encoding glycoside hydrolase family 15 protein — MTTSSMSPTLTHVSVRVLLDGQAPSGAYIASPSFSQYGFGWLRDGSYCALAMDAVGQGDSARAFHEWVAGVIRHEQASIRDLVARLERGEGPTPEQMLPTRYALDGTRESPQSDEWPNFQLDGYGTWLFAAAAHWPDGAPEEIRASMELAADYLAASWRLPCFDYWEEFGDRQHTSTLAAIAAGLRAAATMLDRPDLEEHARAVMTAVEDTCVVDGAFVKGPEDSRVDASLLSLATPFGLVDTHDARMRATVERIRRELATATGGIRRYVGDTYYGGSPWMLLTAWLGWHSRVAGDAAGFEAAREWVESRADADGLMAEQIVDEPQAPEWVEPWVRRWGAVANPLLWSHAKYLLMEYGR, encoded by the coding sequence ATGACGACCTCATCAATGTCGCCCACCCTCACGCATGTCTCCGTGCGCGTCTTGCTTGACGGCCAAGCTCCGAGCGGCGCGTACATCGCGAGCCCATCATTCTCCCAATACGGCTTTGGATGGTTGCGCGATGGCTCGTACTGCGCGCTGGCCATGGACGCCGTCGGCCAGGGAGACTCAGCGCGCGCCTTTCACGAGTGGGTTGCCGGGGTCATTCGCCACGAGCAGGCCTCGATTCGCGATCTGGTCGCGCGGCTCGAGCGCGGCGAGGGCCCCACGCCGGAGCAAATGCTGCCCACGCGCTACGCGCTCGATGGCACTCGAGAGTCGCCGCAATCCGATGAGTGGCCCAACTTTCAGCTCGACGGCTATGGCACCTGGCTGTTCGCCGCCGCGGCGCACTGGCCGGACGGCGCTCCAGAGGAGATCAGGGCGTCGATGGAGTTGGCCGCAGACTATCTGGCGGCGTCGTGGAGGCTGCCGTGCTTCGACTACTGGGAGGAGTTCGGGGACCGCCAGCACACGTCGACACTCGCTGCGATCGCCGCTGGCCTCAGGGCCGCAGCCACGATGCTCGACAGACCGGATCTGGAGGAGCACGCGCGCGCGGTGATGACCGCTGTTGAGGACACGTGTGTGGTCGACGGCGCCTTCGTCAAAGGCCCCGAGGACTCCCGCGTGGACGCGTCGCTGCTGTCGCTCGCCACTCCATTCGGCCTCGTTGACACGCACGACGCAAGGATGCGTGCGACCGTGGAGAGGATCCGTCGCGAACTCGCAACGGCCACGGGCGGCATCCGCCGCTATGTGGGTGACACCTACTACGGCGGGAGCCCGTGGATGCTCCTCACCGCATGGCTTGGCTGGCACTCGCGCGTCGCGGGAGACGCAGCAGGCTTCGAGGCTGCTCGAGAATGGGTGGAATCGCGGGCCGACGCAGACGGCCTCATGGCCGAGCAGATCGTCGACGAGCCCCAGGCGCCCGAGTGGGTGGAACCGTGGGTTCGCCGTTGGGGGGCCGTGGCCAACCCTCTGTTGTGGTCCCACGCCAAGTACCTGCTGATGGAGTACGGCCGATGA
- a CDS encoding GNAT family N-acetyltransferase produces the protein MQVRPAVPADAAGLARVHIAAWRSAYVGIMPDAYLAELDEARFARGWERAIDEGVSAALIGTIDGVVRGFATFGVARDDEPVEAAQLYGFNLHPIAFGSGLAIALHGAALDALGAAGHTGVYLWVAEANPRARRFYEREGWTADGGVKIEEFGGRPLREVRYTVGVQ, from the coding sequence ATGCAGGTTCGCCCCGCGGTCCCCGCCGACGCCGCCGGGCTTGCGCGCGTGCACATCGCCGCCTGGCGCTCTGCCTACGTTGGCATCATGCCCGACGCCTACCTCGCGGAGCTCGACGAGGCTCGCTTTGCGCGGGGCTGGGAGCGTGCGATCGACGAGGGCGTGTCCGCGGCGCTCATCGGCACGATCGACGGGGTGGTGCGGGGCTTCGCGACCTTTGGCGTGGCTCGCGACGACGAGCCGGTCGAGGCCGCACAGCTCTACGGCTTCAACCTGCACCCGATCGCCTTCGGCTCGGGCCTCGCCATCGCGCTCCACGGCGCGGCGCTCGATGCGCTCGGGGCAGCGGGCCACACGGGCGTGTACCTGTGGGTGGCAGAGGCGAACCCGCGGGCCCGGCGCTTCTACGAGCGCGAGGGCTGGACGGCCGACGGCGGCGTCAAGATCGAGGAGTTCGGCGGCCGGCCGCTCAGGGAGGTTCGCTACACGGTGGGGGTCCAGTGA
- a CDS encoding carbohydrate ABC transporter permease gives MTDTRRRAVSLAARYLLLAAAAVVMVYPFLYMLSTSLKSRSMSLTDPTSLWPTDPTLDNYTTVLGSENFARYFLNSAAVAIVSTTLIVLLSAMMAYAFARLDWPGKRFFFTMIIVGLTIPTMMLIIPQFLLARDLHLLNSLPGLVPFYVGTALAFNTFLLAGFFEQIPFELDEAMAIDGAGPWRRFWSLAMPLSKPAIGTCVIFAFLGTWDEFAWALTVLNDVDNRTLPIAIALFQGQHSTSWGLVFAASIIAIVPVLIVYIVFQRNFVAGLTTGALKS, from the coding sequence ATGACAGATACTCGTCGTCGCGCCGTCTCACTCGCCGCCCGCTACCTCCTGCTCGCGGCGGCAGCCGTGGTCATGGTGTACCCGTTCCTGTACATGCTGTCGACCTCGCTCAAGTCGCGCTCAATGTCGCTGACCGATCCAACGTCGCTCTGGCCCACGGACCCGACCCTCGACAACTACACGACGGTCCTGGGATCGGAGAACTTTGCGCGGTACTTCCTCAACTCCGCTGCGGTTGCGATCGTCAGCACCACGCTGATCGTGCTGCTCTCCGCGATGATGGCCTATGCCTTCGCTCGGCTCGATTGGCCGGGAAAGCGGTTCTTCTTCACGATGATCATCGTTGGGCTCACGATCCCCACGATGATGCTGATCATTCCCCAGTTCCTGCTCGCAAGAGACTTGCATCTGCTGAACTCGCTTCCCGGTCTGGTGCCGTTCTACGTTGGCACTGCGCTGGCCTTCAACACGTTCCTGCTCGCGGGATTCTTCGAACAGATTCCCTTTGAGCTCGACGAGGCCATGGCGATCGACGGCGCGGGTCCTTGGCGTCGTTTCTGGAGCCTCGCGATGCCGCTCTCGAAGCCCGCGATCGGGACGTGCGTGATCTTCGCCTTCCTGGGCACGTGGGATGAGTTCGCGTGGGCTCTCACGGTGCTCAATGACGTCGACAACCGCACTCTGCCCATCGCCATCGCACTCTTCCAAGGCCAGCACAGCACCAGTTGGGGTCTCGTCTTCGCCGCGTCCATCATCGCGATCGTGCCCGTGCTCATCGTCTACATCGTGTTCCAGCGCAACTTCGTCGCGGGCCTAACCACAGGAGCTCTGAAAAGCTGA
- a CDS encoding aminotransferase class I/II-fold pyridoxal phosphate-dependent enzyme — translation MTERPNPFEALTLDQLRERHSAKWRHYPADVLPLWVAEMDVPLALPIADALVALARSGDAGYPGDTPYVEAFASFAHDSWGWEPGVARTRAVASVISGYTDALVEAVGPGGTVVVTSPVYPPFYSYLGHAGLTVLEVPLTPELRLDLDALDTAFAEAQGFLLCNPHNPGGAVHSQAELERVAELAARHDVQVVSDEIHAPLVYAESTFVPYLTVDPRGIAVHAASKGWSLAAMPAALMTFGPDAGAALARYDAGKHHGPTYWGTVAQTVAYEQCRDWLADALVALDSNRRLLGSLLAERLPAARYHVPAATYLTWVDCRALGLGDDPARVFLDKGRVAFNPGHTFGTGGAGHVRINIATSPAILDEAVTRMVAAL, via the coding sequence CCCGTTTGAAGCGCTCACGCTCGATCAGCTGCGCGAGCGGCACAGCGCCAAGTGGCGCCACTACCCGGCCGACGTCCTCCCCCTGTGGGTCGCCGAGATGGACGTGCCGCTGGCGCTCCCCATAGCCGACGCCCTGGTCGCCCTCGCGCGCAGCGGTGACGCCGGCTACCCGGGAGACACCCCGTACGTCGAGGCGTTCGCCTCGTTCGCGCACGACTCGTGGGGCTGGGAGCCGGGCGTCGCGCGGACCCGCGCCGTGGCGTCAGTCATCTCCGGCTACACCGACGCCCTTGTCGAGGCCGTCGGCCCGGGCGGGACCGTCGTTGTCACCTCTCCCGTGTACCCGCCGTTCTACTCGTACCTGGGCCACGCCGGTCTCACCGTTCTCGAGGTCCCGCTCACCCCTGAGCTCCGCCTCGATCTCGATGCCCTCGACACCGCCTTCGCCGAAGCTCAGGGCTTCCTCCTGTGCAATCCGCACAACCCCGGCGGCGCCGTTCACTCGCAGGCAGAGCTCGAGCGCGTAGCTGAGCTCGCCGCGCGCCACGACGTGCAGGTGGTGTCGGATGAGATCCACGCCCCGCTCGTCTACGCCGAGTCCACCTTCGTGCCCTATCTCACCGTCGACCCGCGCGGCATCGCGGTTCACGCGGCGTCGAAGGGGTGGTCGCTCGCCGCGATGCCCGCGGCCCTCATGACCTTTGGGCCCGACGCCGGCGCGGCTCTTGCGCGATACGACGCCGGGAAGCATCACGGCCCCACGTACTGGGGCACGGTCGCGCAGACGGTCGCCTACGAGCAGTGCCGGGATTGGCTGGCCGACGCTCTTGTCGCCCTCGATTCGAATCGGCGCCTCCTGGGCTCCCTCCTCGCGGAACGACTTCCCGCGGCCCGGTACCACGTGCCGGCGGCGACGTACCTGACGTGGGTCGACTGCCGCGCGCTCGGTCTGGGCGACGACCCCGCGCGGGTGTTCCTCGACAAGGGGCGCGTCGCGTTCAACCCCGGCCACACGTTCGGCACAGGCGGAGCGGGGCACGTGCGCATCAACATCGCCACGTCGCCCGCGATCCTCGACGAGGCCGTGACCCGGATGGTCGCGGCGCTCTAG
- a CDS encoding alpha/beta hydrolase, which produces MPGKRVLILHGFEHERGPEHWLWWITQRLRDFDVPVQYPQLPNPFRPVLKDWVELAQAELELLGDGERIVITHSLGCVLWSLLVDRGHVRGDERVLMVAPPVAGSPGRRARPV; this is translated from the coding sequence ATGCCCGGCAAGCGCGTCCTCATCCTCCATGGCTTCGAGCACGAGCGCGGTCCAGAGCACTGGCTGTGGTGGATCACCCAGCGGCTGCGCGACTTCGATGTTCCCGTCCAGTATCCGCAGCTGCCCAACCCCTTCAGGCCCGTGCTCAAGGACTGGGTGGAGCTCGCGCAGGCGGAGCTTGAGCTGCTCGGCGACGGCGAGCGGATCGTCATCACCCACTCTCTTGGCTGCGTGCTGTGGTCGCTGCTCGTGGACCGAGGCCACGTGCGGGGCGACGAGCGCGTGCTGATGGTCGCGCCCCCCGTCGCGGGATCGCCTGGACGGCGTGCTCGCCCCGTTTGA
- a CDS encoding sugar ABC transporter permease: MLPGFALYALIMLYPAVQTMLLSFRDWQIIPGTPSPWVGLDNYIRAFQDPVFVNSLVNAAAYTAFTVPLQIVIGLALAVLLDAKLPGRVAFRVLFYLPVVTSWVVVSLLFQYIFQSDDGLANHVVVDMLGLSSDNVSWFQNRWTGMFAIGVLGIWKGIGWAMLIFLAALTAVPQELKEAASLDGAGAFQRFRHVSLPAIRGALAVVFILLFIGGFNVFISVLLMTGGGPGNATQVPLTYMYQQAFKFLDFGYGSAISFSLTALVLALSALQYWWTRRRMAA, encoded by the coding sequence AGCTTCCGCGACTGGCAGATCATTCCGGGCACGCCGAGTCCTTGGGTCGGGCTCGACAACTACATCCGTGCCTTTCAGGACCCCGTGTTCGTCAACTCGCTCGTGAACGCTGCCGCCTACACGGCCTTCACCGTTCCGCTGCAGATCGTCATCGGCTTGGCGCTCGCGGTGCTGCTTGACGCCAAGCTGCCGGGCAGAGTCGCATTCCGGGTGCTGTTCTATCTGCCCGTGGTCACGAGCTGGGTGGTCGTGTCGCTGCTGTTCCAGTACATCTTCCAATCGGACGACGGGCTCGCGAACCACGTGGTCGTCGACATGCTTGGCCTGTCCTCAGACAACGTTTCTTGGTTCCAGAATCGCTGGACAGGGATGTTCGCCATCGGCGTGCTCGGCATCTGGAAGGGCATTGGCTGGGCCATGCTCATCTTCCTCGCGGCGCTGACCGCGGTTCCTCAAGAGTTGAAAGAGGCCGCCTCGCTCGACGGCGCCGGCGCCTTTCAGCGCTTCCGCCACGTGTCGCTGCCAGCGATTCGCGGCGCCCTCGCGGTGGTCTTCATCCTGCTGTTCATCGGCGGGTTCAATGTCTTCATTTCCGTGCTGCTCATGACGGGAGGGGGTCCGGGCAACGCTACGCAGGTGCCGCTGACGTACATGTATCAGCAGGCCTTCAAGTTCCTGGATTTCGGCTACGGAAGCGCGATCTCTTTCAGTCTCACTGCGCTGGTGCTTGCACTGTCCGCGCTGCAGTACTGGTGGACGCGGCGAAGGATGGCGGCGTGA
- a CDS encoding glycoside hydrolase family 66 protein codes for MTLLPSQATYRPGDQVIVEFDAPVPSDTHAVVTHLAEVVATVSVPAGSREIDLGIFAHGGYGVTIDALATAFDVLDSRWERPRYGFVVKLTSDADVEAVTRFFRRMHLSAAQLYDWAYRHSQLLPPHREYLDPLGQPRDLDVVNAMSSALSRAGVTPMGYAAVYAIGHDEVRDWSESVLLRASGEPYRLGEEFLILVDPAEPRWLAHLAEQLAAVVDGTAIEGFHLDQYGWPKFAMRGDGARVDLAESFTTMIGAVRDRLPHAPFMFNNVNDFPTYATAPLAQDATYIEVWEPHSTLGDLGALASAARAARPDHPPILSAYLHCYESAPEAACTEAAKLVMASALSHGATHLLLGEAGNALTDPYYPNNHELGSASLDEFAAWCDFQVRYGDLLFDERLADVTEFFAGGINEDVVLRAAGVECSTKAMPGTLWLRVARLPHGVAVHLINLVAQDEIAWDSPKREAAEVRDATLSISFVEPGSEVWAASPEHPDLRRLEHVGTTSAEQANSLSAGQSGVTFALPPLGHWTVVWIPSASIGV; via the coding sequence ATGACGCTTCTCCCTTCGCAAGCCACGTATCGCCCTGGCGATCAGGTCATCGTCGAATTCGACGCGCCCGTGCCATCGGACACGCACGCGGTGGTGACGCATCTGGCGGAGGTCGTGGCCACGGTCTCCGTGCCGGCCGGAAGCCGGGAGATAGACCTCGGGATCTTCGCCCATGGCGGCTACGGGGTGACGATCGACGCTCTGGCAACCGCATTCGACGTCCTCGACTCACGCTGGGAACGACCGCGCTATGGCTTCGTGGTCAAGCTCACGAGCGACGCCGATGTTGAGGCGGTCACGAGGTTTTTCCGTCGCATGCACCTGAGCGCCGCGCAGTTGTACGACTGGGCGTACCGGCACTCTCAACTCCTTCCCCCGCACCGTGAGTACCTCGATCCCTTGGGCCAACCACGGGACCTCGACGTGGTCAACGCCATGAGCAGCGCACTGTCGCGGGCTGGCGTCACTCCGATGGGGTACGCGGCGGTGTACGCGATCGGCCACGATGAGGTGCGCGACTGGAGCGAGAGTGTGTTGCTGCGCGCGTCTGGCGAGCCATACCGGCTTGGGGAAGAGTTCCTGATTCTCGTGGACCCCGCGGAGCCGCGCTGGCTCGCGCACCTCGCCGAGCAGCTGGCCGCCGTCGTCGACGGCACGGCGATCGAGGGGTTCCACCTGGACCAATACGGCTGGCCGAAGTTCGCGATGCGCGGGGACGGTGCGAGAGTCGATCTCGCCGAGTCCTTCACGACGATGATCGGCGCGGTGCGCGATCGCCTTCCGCACGCCCCGTTCATGTTCAACAACGTGAACGACTTCCCCACGTACGCGACCGCGCCTTTGGCCCAAGATGCGACGTACATCGAGGTGTGGGAGCCGCACTCGACGCTCGGTGACCTGGGTGCGCTCGCTTCGGCTGCGCGAGCCGCGAGGCCGGACCACCCGCCGATCCTCTCCGCCTATCTGCACTGCTACGAGAGTGCCCCCGAAGCAGCGTGCACCGAGGCCGCGAAGCTCGTCATGGCGTCCGCTCTCTCGCACGGCGCGACGCACCTGTTGCTCGGCGAGGCGGGAAACGCCCTCACCGACCCCTACTACCCGAACAACCACGAACTGGGCTCGGCAAGCCTCGATGAGTTTGCGGCGTGGTGCGACTTCCAGGTTCGGTATGGCGACCTGCTCTTCGACGAGCGGCTCGCAGACGTGACCGAGTTCTTCGCCGGTGGCATCAACGAGGACGTCGTGCTCCGCGCGGCCGGGGTGGAGTGTTCGACCAAGGCGATGCCCGGCACGCTCTGGCTGCGCGTGGCGCGGCTCCCGCATGGCGTGGCGGTGCACCTCATCAACCTTGTCGCGCAGGACGAGATCGCGTGGGACTCACCGAAGCGAGAGGCCGCCGAGGTCCGTGACGCCACGTTGTCCATCTCGTTCGTCGAGCCGGGATCCGAGGTGTGGGCCGCTTCTCCCGAGCACCCGGACCTCCGACGGCTTGAGCACGTGGGGACCACGAGTGCTGAGCAGGCCAACTCGCTCTCGGCCGGACAGTCGGGAGTGACCTTCGCCCTCCCGCCGCTGGGGCACTGGACGGTTGTGTGGATTCCGTCCGCCAGCATCGGGGTCTAG